A region of the Lentisphaerota bacterium genome:
CGCGGGGCGCGGGCGCTGATCAACATCAGCAACGACGCCTGGTTTGACGGATCGATCGAGCCCGAGCACCACATGCGCCAGGCGGTCTTCCGCGCCGTCGAGAACGGCGTTCCCCTGCTCCGCTGCGGCAACACCGGCGTCACCTGCGCGGTGGATCCCTTCGGCCGCGTCACCCGCTTCGACTCGATGTTTGCCCTGTCCGACGAACGCGTCCCCTTTTTCTGGCCCGCCTCCATCGCTAGCGCCGAACGCCCCCGCACCCCCTATACCCGGTTCGGCGACCTCCCGCTCGCCACGGCCGCAATGCTCGCCCTCCTGCTGGCGGTGCTCGCGAGACCCTCCCGGGCAGCGTGTTCTCATATTCTGACTTCTGACTCCTGACTCCTGACTCCTGACTTCTGACTTCTCTCTTGCAAAACCGACGAAGGAGGTTTTGCAAGCGCTTCCTATTGACATCCCCGATCCGTTGGGGCATCCTTGCCGGCATGGACGCGCATCTTCAGGGCAGAATCCATGGACACACCCCCGCATCGGCCGCACGCGACGGCGTGACCTGCGTCAGCGGGACGGTTGTGGATGTGGCGGGACGGCGGCTGTTCGGCGCCCGGATCGTGGTCGGGGCCGGGGGCCGCATCGCAGCGGTGGCGCCCGAGGCGTCGCCCGGGCCGGGGTTCATCCTGCCGGGCTTTGTTGACGCGCACATCCACATCGAAAGCGCGCTGATCACCCCCGCCGCATTCGCGCGGGCGGCGGTGCGGCACGGGACGGTTGCGGCTGTGACCGATCCGCACGAGATCGCCAATGTGCTCGGCGCGGACGGGGTGGACTTCATGCTGGCCGAGGCGGCCCGCACCCCGTTCGTGGTCGCGACGGGCGTGCCCTCCTGCGTCCCGGCCACGCCGTTCGAGACGGCGGGGGCGACGCTGGACGCCGCCGCCGTCGCCGCGCTGCTTGACCGTCCCGGCGTGACCCACCTCGCCGAGGTGATGAACGTGCCGGGCGTGCTCGGGGGCGATCCGGACCTGATCGCGAAGCTCGCGGCGGCGCGGGCGCGCGGCAAGCCGATCGACGGGCATGCGCCGGGCTTGCGCGGCGCGGCGCTGCGGGCGTACATCGCGGCGGGGATCACCACCGACCACGAATGCCTGACTCTGGAGGAGGCGGAGGAGAAGGCGGCCGCAGGGATGACCCTCATCCTGCGGCGCGGGTCGGCGGCGCGGACGTTCGAGGCGCTGCTGCCGGTGCTCGCCCGGCATCCCGGCGCGTGCATGCTCTGCTCCGACGACAAGCACCCGGACGATCTGCTGGAGGGGCACATCAACGATCTGGTCCGGATTGCGGTCGGCGCGGGTCTGGATGTGTTCGATGTGCTGCGGGCGGCCTGCGTCAACCCGGTGCGCCATTACGGGCTCGCGGTCGGGCAGCTCCGCGTCGGCGACCGGGCCGACTGGATCGAGGTTGAGGATCTGCGCGATTTCCGCGTCCGGCGGACGGTGATCGGCGGACATGTGCTGGCGGCAGACGGCCGCTCGGAGATCCCCGAGCTGGCGCCGCTGCGCCAGCCCAACCAGTTTGCCCTGCGGCCCGTGTCGGCGGAGGCCTTCCGCATACCGGCGCGCGCGGGCGCGTGCCGCGTGATCGGCGTGCGCGAGGGCGAGCTGGCGACCGACGCCATCGTGTGCATCCCGACCGTCCGCGGCGGCGGCGTGGTCGCCGACCCCGCGCGCGGCCTGGCGAAGCTCGCCGTCTTCAACCGCTATGCCGCCGGCGCGCCGCCCGCGCTGGCGCTGGTTGCGGGGCTGGGTCTCGGCCGCGGCGCCCTGGCGGCCAGCGTGGCCCACGACTCGCACCCGGTGATCGCCGCGGGGGCCGACGACGACGCGCTGGCCGCAGCGGTCAACGCCGTGGTGGCGCACGGCGGCGGACTGGCCGTGGCCGACGGCACGGGCGTGCGGGTGATGCCCCTGCCGGTCGCCGGGCTGATGAGCGCGGGATCCTGCGAAGAGGCTGCGGCGGCCACTGCGCGCCTCGACGCCGCAGTCCGCGCCTGCGGCTGCACGCTGAGGGCCCCCTTCATGACGCTCTCGTTCCTGGCCCTGCCGGTGATCCCGGCGCTCAAGCTCACCGATCAAGGGCTGTTCGACGCGGTTCACTTCAAGCCCGTTGATTTCTGGCAATCCCTCGGCGAAACAGCGGACGAGGCGCCAGCTCTTTGTCCCCCTGAGCGGCGCAAGTCAAATTTCGCTATCGACGTTGACGTTGACCGATAAGGTATCGCGGCCCTCGTCCCCGATCCTGCTATGGACGGAAAGGCGACTCCACGATCTGGATTTTTTACTTTCATTTCACGCCGTGAAATATTATATTTCACGACATGAACAAACCTAAACCGAGATGGTTTCAGCGAAACCTGGAAGCGGCGCTTCGCGTGCTGCCCGTGAGTGTGGTCGTCGGCGCGCGCCAGACGGGAAAGTCGACGCTTACGCAACTGGTCGATCCAACGAGGATGTGTTTCACTCTGGATGACGTCGGCGTGCTGGACCAGGCCAGACGCGATCCCGACGCCTTGCTGGCCACACGTCCCGTCACGCTGGATGAAGTTCAACGCGCGCCCGACTTCCTGCTGGCCGTCAAGCGGGCGGTCGACGCGCATCGCCACGCGGGTGATTTCATCCTGACCGGATCCGCAAACCTGCTCCTGATGCACCAGGTCGCGGACTCCCTGGGTGGACGGGCTGTCTATCTGGAACTTCCGCCGTTCTGCCCCGCAGAGTGGCAGGAACGTCCGGATGCGCTGGCGCCGCTGGATCGTCTGTTCGCCGACGACTTCGATTGGCGCACATGGCCTGATGAACCGGGGGATTGGCCGTCGTGGCTGCTGCGCGGAGGGTTTGCGCCGGCGCTGCGGCTCGACGCCGACGCCGACCGCAGTCTGTGGTTTGCCGCGTATACGCAGACATACCTGGAACGCGATTTGCGTCAGTTGAGCGCGGTTTCCAATCTGCCGGATTTTCAGCGCCTCATGGTTCTCGCGGCGCAGCGGACGGGGAAACTGCTGAACCAGGCCGATCTTGCCCGCGATGCCGCCATCAGTCATCCGACCGCCCACCGCTACCTGAATCTTCTCGAAACCGGCTGCATCCTCACACGCATCCGCCCGCTGGGGACCAATTTATCCGGCGCGCTCGTGAAGGCGCCGAGACTGTTTTGGTCCGATTGCGGACTTGCCGCCGCCCTTGCCGGGATCAGGTCTGCAACCGACCTCGCGGGGCGCATGGACGTCGGGTTCTGGCTGGAACAAACCCTGTTTCAGACCCTGCAGTCGTGGCGCGCCCTGGAACCGCATCGGCGCCGACTGCACTTCTGGCGTGACCGGCAAAACAACGAAGTCGACTTCATCCTCGAACAGGACGGCAGCCTCGTCGCGCTCGAAATCAAGGCGGGCCGCCAGGTGACCCCGGATGACGCGACCGGAATCCGCGCATTCCGAAATTCCCTGAAGAACACACGCGCGGTGATTCGAGGCGTGGTGTTGCATGCCGGAAAAGCCCGTCCGCTGGATCATGACACCATCGCGCTACCGTGGGGATGGATGGTTCCCAAGCGGCGTCCCGCTGAAGAGAAAAGCTGAAAGCTGAAAGCTGAAAGGCGGATCAGGAAACGCGCGAAGCGAGGTAGGGCAGCGGCGTCTCGCTGAAGAGAAAAGCTGAAAGCTGAAAACTGAAAGCTGAAAGGCGGATCAGAAAATGCGCGAAGCGAGGTAGGGCAGCGGCGTCCCGCCGCGCCGCGGATCATGACGAATGCCACAGGGAATGCGCAGAAGCAGTGTGTGGGTGTTGTGGGTGTGTGTGGTCGAATGTCCCATCGATAGCGATTTCGATAGCGATTCCGATGTTGGAACCAGAGAAGAAGAAGAAAGAGCGTTGACTCCCGCTGAGGCGCGGAGGCGCAGAGGATGACAGAGAACGAGATCGGGACATGTGTGATCGAAGCAGCGATTGCGGTGCATCGCGAGCTTGGGCCGAGGCTGCTTGAGGAAGAACAGCCTCTGCGCCCCTGCGCCTCTGCGGGAGAAAAACAAGTTCCAACAACAGGCTGCTACGTCGCCGGGCGCATGGCAGTTCTGATGAGGTCGTTAATTCCTAATCCTAATCGTAATCGTAATCGTAATCCCCCACCCTTTGCCGATCCGGCTCGTAGACGGCTCCCGGCTCATGCACACGATCAGGGGATGTGCTACGGATCAATCCGACCAGCATGGAGACAATTCGAACAAGGAATGGACGTCGAAGCCCTGTCCAACTGGCCATGGACTGCCAGTCCCTTGGGCAGGGTCTCCAAGATCTCGTCTGCCCAAGCGACAAATCTGACCGACTTCTGATAAACAGTCAGCTTCTCATGATCAAAAACCGTTTTCATGGGTGACTTTTTATGATCACATGCAGGAGCAAAGCAAGATTACGATTACGATTACGATTATGATTACGATTAAGTAACCCTCATCAGAACGGCCATGCGCCCTACGTCGCCGGGATACCGTCGCCGTAGAGCCTTGACGATGGCCATACTCCCGTGGCCTCCCTTTTCAGCATTTCAGCTTTTCTCTGAGGTTATGCAAGAGCCTCACGTAGTTTATAGTGGACACTATCACACATTTTGTGCATGATACACGACATTATGAAACAAACGCCCAGATTGCCGAGTTCGGCGAACAAGATCCTGCCCGTGTTGGGTGAGCGCATCAAGCTGGCCCGACTGCGCCGCCGTTTGCGGGCAGAGTCGGTGGCAGAACGGGCAGGAATCAGTCGGTCGACGCTCTGGCAGATTGAAAGGGGAAATCCCCGCGTGGCGCTGGGCGCTTATTTTCTTGTCCTGTTTGTGCTGAATCTGGAGGGGGATCTGTCGCGCGTGGCCACGGATGATGTCTTGGGCCGCAAATTGCAGGATGCCGGACTTCCCGCGCGCAGCCGGTCGCCGCGTTTGAAAAAAGGGGTTTTGCCGTGAGCGCAACCACGAGGCAGGTTCGCGTCTATGCCGATTGGACGCAGTTGGGCGGTCCCCGTCGCATGGGACTTCTTTCCGCAGACCGGAACCGCGGCAAGGAGGTCTTTTCGTTTGCGTACGACGATGCCTGGCTGTCCGGTGGCGTCGCACAACAACTGGACCCTGACCTTGCGCTCTTTGAAGGGCGGCACTACCTGCGCGAGGGAAGGCCGAATTTCGGACTATTCCTCGATTCCTCGCCGGATCGGTGGGGGCGGCTGCTGATGCGGCGTCGGGAAGCGTGCTATGCCCGCCGCGAAGGACGTCTCGAAAGGCCGCTTTCCGAACTCGACTATCTGCTGGGGGTCTACGACGGCCAACGCATGGGGGCCCTCCGTTTTCAGGAGGACGGTCGTTCCGGCTTCTTGAACAGCGATGAGCATCTGGCGACCCCGCCGCTGACTTCGCTGCGCGAGTTGGAGCATGCCAGCCTCATGTTCGAAGCGGACGAGACGGGGCGTGACGACGACGCCTTGAAATGGATCAACCAACTTCTGGCACCGGGCTCCTCGCTGGGCGGCGCCAGGCCCAAAGCAGGTGTCGTGGACGATCAGGGCAGCCTCTGGATTGCGAAATTTCCGAGCCGGCGGGACGGGGTGGATGTCGGCGCATGGGAGGCCGTTGTCAATGAACTGGCCCGTTTGTCCGGACTGCGGGTCCCTGAGGGGAAGTTACAGCGGCTTACACAGCGCAGGCACACCTATTTGTCGCGGCGGTTCGACCGACTTCCGACAGGCGGGCGGATTCACTTTGCCTCGGCCATGACCCTTTTGGGATATGCGGATGGAACTGACGCGGCCTCAGGGGTCAGCTATCTGGAACTGGCCGAGTTCATCATGCGAAATGGCGTGGCGGTGGCCGAAGATCTCGCTGAGCTATGGCGAAGAATCGTCTTCAACATCTGTGTGAGCAACACCGACGACCATTTGCGGAATCATGGTTTCCTGTTGGCGCCCAACGAGGGGTGGACGCTGGCGCCTGCTTACGACATGAATCCGAACCCTCAGGGCTCAGGCTTGACGTTGAATATTGCCGGAAACGACAATCGTCTCGACCTGGCTTTGGCCATGGAGGTGACGGACTCATTCCGCCTGCCCCTCTCGGATGCCCAGGCACAGATGGCGGCGATCCGCGTCGCCGTTGGGCGATGGCGACAGGTAGCCGCACACAAGCGGATCTCAAAGGCCGAGCAGGATGAGATGGCGCCGGCGTTTCAAAGAGCATGAAAACGGAAAGCTGAAAGGCGGATCAGAAAAAGCGCGAAGCGAGGTAGGGCAGCGGCGTCTCGCCGCGCCGCGGATCATGACGAATGCCACAGGGAATGCGCGTGTGTGGGTCTGTGGGTGTGTGGGTGTGTGTGGGTGAGTGGGTGAGTGGGTGGGGTGTGAATCGGGGTCGGTATCGGTATCGGTATCGGGGTCGAAATTCCAGGTTTTCCGTCGATAGCGATAGCGATTTCGATCCCGATTTCGATGATTGCCATGATCCAGTGGACTGCCCTTTCAGCTTTTCAGCTTTTCAGCATTTCAGCTTGTGGGTTTACCGGCAAACTCGTCGTGGAACTGAAGACCGTAGATGCACTTGCCCCCATCCCCACTGCGCAGGTGATGTCCTATCTGGCGTGGGGGCGTCAGTTCCCTTCCGGCCTGACGCGCAGGCCGGCCTTCTTCGCAAGCTTGCGTTGCCGCTCGTCCAGCGAGATGAAGGCGCTGATTCTCAGGACGCGCGCCACGGCGACGTGCAGGCTGTCCAGCGTGCGGCAGAGGGTCTCGTGGGCGTATCGCTGGGAGAGTTGCTCCGCCGTCTGCCAGGCGCTCACCCAGTCGAGGGAGGGCCGGTTCAAGGTTCCCTGCTCGACATCGGCCGTGATGCTGGCCAGCGCCGCCCGAAGCTGGGCGTCGGTGATCTCCTTGCGGGCGGACTTCAGCCGGATCGCGTTGCGAACTTCATTCTCTTGAAGTTGCGTGAAAACGATGGGGCCGTCGTACTGCCGCACCCAAGCCGCCGCGTCGGAAGAGTTTGACTCAGGCACGTAGAGTTTGATGAGCACGCCTGAATCGAAATAGGCGCTCACCGCTCTCCTCGCATTTCATCGAACAGCGCGGAGGAATCGGGCGTGACCTTGGTTCCGAACTGCTTCCGGAGACGCGCCATGAAGTCGGGCAGAACGCGCTCGGTCTGGCTCGGAGGCGGCAGGATGCGGGCCACCACGCTTCGCCGTCGTTGCACGAGAACTTCCTCCCCGCTCTTCACCCATTCCAGGACCTGGCCGAACTCGTTATGGATCTGTCGAACCGTTGCTGTTTTCATGTGTCCCATTATCGGGGAACATGGAGGCGAAGTCAAACATCAAATAACTTAGCGCCATTCAAGTCTGTCCCTTATGGATCCGTCCGCTGGATCACGACACAATCGCGCTACCGTGGGGATGGATGGTTCCCAAGCGGCGTCTCGCTGAAGAGAAAAGCCCGCCGCGCGGCTTCGCCGCGAAGAAACGATGGGGTAACTGGAAATGAAAATCCGGGTTGTCTTTCGTCCTCGTCCTCGTCCTCGTCCTCGGAAATCGAGGACGACGACGACGACGACGAGGACGATCCCTCGCGGCAGCTTGAAGTTATGGACGAGATCGCATGGAAGAATCAAGCTGGCTCTCTGTGTTCTTTGCGCCGTGTCAGGGTCTTGTCAGGCTTCAGCTTTGGCTTGACGTAAAAGCAGCAATATGCTTTTATGTGTCCATGAAAACAACGGTTGTGCTTCCAGACGGGATCTTTCGTCGAGCCAAGGCTGAAACGGCCATGCGTGGCCGCACATTGCGGGCGTTCATTCTCGACGCCGTTGTGCATGAACTCGATGGCGCTTCACGCGACGCCTCCGTGCGACGCCGGGTGAAACTCCCGCTGGTTCGGTCGAGCCGTCCCGGATCTCTGAAAATCACGGCGGACACCATCGCGGAGGCCATGCTGACGGAGGACGTCCATGCACATACCTGACGTCAATGTGTGGCTGGCGCTTGTGTTCGAGGCGCATATGCACCATCGGTCGGCGGTCACGTGGTTCGACACGCTGGGTCCCAAGGACTGCGCGTTCTGCCGGTTTACGCAGCAGGGGTTCCTGCGGTTGTCCACAAACCAATCCGTAATGCGGGATGATGTCGTAACCCTGACCGAGGCATGGAAGAACTACGATGCTCTTTTGCGCGATGGGCGTGTCTTCTTTGCGGAGGAACCGGCCGACTTGGAGCGGCATTGGCGCCAACGCACACGCGGATGCGCTTATTCGCACCGAGTTTGGGGCGATGCCTATCTTGTGGCGTTCGCCGAGGCCGGCGGCTTCGTGAACGTGTCGTTCGACCAGGGATTCCTCGCCTATGGCGGCATCAAGGCTCTGGTCCTCCGCTGATACACAGGCTGGCGATCACGCGCACGGAGGGTGCTGGCAAAAGGCTGTTAGCAATTCCAATCCGCTCATGATGATTGGCAACTCGAGGATCGAGCACCAGAGGCTTTTGCCGAAGCGCCGCGGCCGTAGCATCACCGGAACCTTGTAGTGAGTGAGTGGGTGGGTTGTCGGGGTCGGGGTCGGGGTCGATTTTCCGTCGGTTTTATCGATACCGATACCGATACCGACCCCGACGCCGATGGCCCCATCTCCAGAAATAGAATGGTGATCGAGGGAATGCCCGTCCCTTTTCGCCATAACCCGAGTTGATACGGGTTCTTGCGGGGTTTCGGACCCATTACGACACGTGCTTCTGCGCGTAGCGCAGGATATTTTCCCTGCTTGCCAGGTATACCGGGATATTGAGCACGCAGCACCCTTCGCCGCAGGAGATGACCTCGAGGGGGGCGGCGGTCACCAGCACACCGATCGGTTGGCGCGTCGTCCGGAGGTAATCCGCCACGCCATCCGCGTGCCTTCGTTTGACGGCCAGGGTTGCTTTGCATTCGATCGGTATTTTCAGCCCCATTTCAACGGCGTCCATGACGAAGTCCACCTCCACGGCGCTCCCGGCGCTCTTTCGCCATGTGCCGATCTTTTTCTTGGCCGATCCCCCCTCCAGAAGATTCAGAAGAACCGCGTTTTCGAACAACCCTCCGAGCGGCGTCCGTAACGGCGGATCGAGCGTTCGCAACAGGGAGATTGCGGGAACGGCCAGACTGCGGTGGCGATTGACGACCCCCAAATCATGCAGATACCGCTTGGGAAGAAAGTCCGAGTGCTGCGGATCGATCGCCTGGGGCTGGACCTCGATGAGCAGGTGCCAGACGCTCAGGGCGGCAAACACCTGTTTCGCGGCGTACTTGGTCGTGTCCAGATGCGTGTATTTTGACGGACTGCCCACGTGATTGGCGATAGCCCGGATCGCCGACTCGAAAAGGGCAGGCTCATAATCCTCCTTGCGGGCAAAGTCGTCTTGCAGTGTCCCGACGATCTCGTCGATCACAGGCTCCGCCGCTTCGCCGGCCGCCAGCGCTTTTACGGCTTCCGGGTATCCTCCGGCATGTAGGTAGCGGTCGTAGAACTGCAGCACGTGTTCATGCCGGGAGGGCGGGATCGACTCGGGCGTCGTGGCCACAAAGTCGGCCAGCTCGGTTTCGCTCAGGCACCGCAGGAACTCCGGAAAACTGAACGGAAGCACGCACAGGCTTTTCGTTCGGCCAACCGGAATCCGAACATCCTTCCCGAAAAGACGATGCATGGAGGAACCGGTCAGCACGACACGGACCCCGCGCCAGTCCTCCTTGAACGACTTCACGTACCGGGCAAGCACCGGGCACTCCTGGGCTTCATCAATGAAGAGAATGCTGCCGTTCTCCTTGAGCCCGCACTGATCCCGCAGCAGCAACCTGAAATCTTCGAAATCCGCCGTCTTGTCGATCAAGCGGGCAATCTTCCGGTCTTTTTCCAGATCGATGGCGACCTTCGGACACTCCATTTCCGCCAACACCTGTTTGACCAGGGTGGATTTGCCTACCTGCCGCGCACCTTCCACCAGGACTACATCGCGATGCCGGGGGGCGGACAGCAGGCCTGCAAGAACCGGATGGATGTCTCGTTTCATTAAGAGAGTTTCCCAAAAATGACTGGTTTTGTCAAATAGATTTCCGCAACCGGGCGCATGGCAGTTCTGATGAGGGTTACTTAATCGTAATCGTAATCGTAATCTACTGGTGGAGAACGGATTACGATTAGGATTAGGATTATGATCAGAAGCAGCGCTTAACTTAGCGCCATTCAGGCCTGTCCCTTATGGATTGTTTCGCCATGCGGGCCAAGCCCGGATTGTCCCAACCCCCACGGTTCGACGAAGCCGTTCGACGAAGCGTATCCGACGATGAGTGCGACAAAGCCGGGCGACGAAGTGTCTGTCCGGTCCGCAGGCTACACGTTGTCGCTCCACTTCGTCCCCACACTTCGTCGTTTACGCTTCGTCCCCACACTTCGTCGAATCAGTCTTCCCGTGCGAACGTCCGGCTGAAGTCGGTACTCCGACGAATCGCGCCGGAGAACCCTTCGCCAAGAAAAGGGCGGGCCAGGCTCTCGCCCGACCCGCCCCTCACCGTGTCGTCAGTCTCTCGTCCATAACTTCAATCTTGAAGTTGCTTTGAAAATCGTCACAACATTCTGATTCAGTTACCCTTACGTATGTTCCCGCTCTGCGGGCGGCTGGCTTTTCTCTTCAGCTTTTCTCCTCCGGCCTGTCCCTTGTCAGGCCTTTGCCTTTATGGGCCCACGCGATCTATTTGCGTTCGTTCTGGAACTGTTTTCGAAGCAATCGGTCTGTCTGGCCGGCCAGGTAGAGCGGCAGGGATAGGAGCGTGAAGGCGATCTCGTTTACGCCGGTCTTGTCGCCGATATCCATCGAAAACGAACCCAACGAGGGGCGGTCCATGTTGAAACGCAGGGCAAACGTCCGCTTCTTCTCGGACAAGAACCGCTGAATGGATTTGAGGCTTCCGGAGGTGC
Encoded here:
- a CDS encoding helix-turn-helix transcriptional regulator; protein product: MKQTPRLPSSANKILPVLGERIKLARLRRRLRAESVAERAGISRSTLWQIERGNPRVALGAYFLVLFVLNLEGDLSRVATDDVLGRKLQDAGLPARSRSPRLKKGVLP
- the ade gene encoding adenine deaminase — encoded protein: MDAHLQGRIHGHTPASAARDGVTCVSGTVVDVAGRRLFGARIVVGAGGRIAAVAPEASPGPGFILPGFVDAHIHIESALITPAAFARAAVRHGTVAAVTDPHEIANVLGADGVDFMLAEAARTPFVVATGVPSCVPATPFETAGATLDAAAVAALLDRPGVTHLAEVMNVPGVLGGDPDLIAKLAAARARGKPIDGHAPGLRGAALRAYIAAGITTDHECLTLEEAEEKAAAGMTLILRRGSAARTFEALLPVLARHPGACMLCSDDKHPDDLLEGHINDLVRIAVGAGLDVFDVLRAACVNPVRHYGLAVGQLRVGDRADWIEVEDLRDFRVRRTVIGGHVLAADGRSEIPELAPLRQPNQFALRPVSAEAFRIPARAGACRVIGVREGELATDAIVCIPTVRGGGVVADPARGLAKLAVFNRYAAGAPPALALVAGLGLGRGALAASVAHDSHPVIAAGADDDALAAAVNAVVAHGGGLAVADGTGVRVMPLPVAGLMSAGSCEEAAAATARLDAAVRACGCTLRAPFMTLSFLALPVIPALKLTDQGLFDAVHFKPVDFWQSLGETADEAPALCPPERRKSNFAIDVDVDR
- a CDS encoding type II toxin-antitoxin system VapC family toxin, with translation MSAYFDSGVLIKLYVPESNSSDAAAWVRQYDGPIVFTQLQENEVRNAIRLKSARKEITDAQLRAALASITADVEQGTLNRPSLDWVSAWQTAEQLSQRYAHETLCRTLDSLHVAVARVLRISAFISLDERQRKLAKKAGLRVRPEGN
- a CDS encoding type II toxin-antitoxin system VapC family toxin, which translates into the protein MHIPDVNVWLALVFEAHMHHRSAVTWFDTLGPKDCAFCRFTQQGFLRLSTNQSVMRDDVVTLTEAWKNYDALLRDGRVFFAEEPADLERHWRQRTRGCAYSHRVWGDAYLVAFAEAGGFVNVSFDQGFLAYGGIKALVLR
- a CDS encoding ATP-binding protein yields the protein MNKPKPRWFQRNLEAALRVLPVSVVVGARQTGKSTLTQLVDPTRMCFTLDDVGVLDQARRDPDALLATRPVTLDEVQRAPDFLLAVKRAVDAHRHAGDFILTGSANLLLMHQVADSLGGRAVYLELPPFCPAEWQERPDALAPLDRLFADDFDWRTWPDEPGDWPSWLLRGGFAPALRLDADADRSLWFAAYTQTYLERDLRQLSAVSNLPDFQRLMVLAAQRTGKLLNQADLARDAAISHPTAHRYLNLLETGCILTRIRPLGTNLSGALVKAPRLFWSDCGLAAALAGIRSATDLAGRMDVGFWLEQTLFQTLQSWRALEPHRRRLHFWRDRQNNEVDFILEQDGSLVALEIKAGRQVTPDDATGIRAFRNSLKNTRAVIRGVVLHAGKARPLDHDTIALPWGWMVPKRRPAEEKS
- a CDS encoding type II toxin-antitoxin system HipA family toxin, which translates into the protein MGLLSADRNRGKEVFSFAYDDAWLSGGVAQQLDPDLALFEGRHYLREGRPNFGLFLDSSPDRWGRLLMRRREACYARREGRLERPLSELDYLLGVYDGQRMGALRFQEDGRSGFLNSDEHLATPPLTSLRELEHASLMFEADETGRDDDALKWINQLLAPGSSLGGARPKAGVVDDQGSLWIAKFPSRRDGVDVGAWEAVVNELARLSGLRVPEGKLQRLTQRRHTYLSRRFDRLPTGGRIHFASAMTLLGYADGTDAASGVSYLELAEFIMRNGVAVAEDLAELWRRIVFNICVSNTDDHLRNHGFLLAPNEGWTLAPAYDMNPNPQGSGLTLNIAGNDNRLDLALAMEVTDSFRLPLSDAQAQMAAIRVAVGRWRQVAAHKRISKAEQDEMAPAFQRA
- a CDS encoding DUF4143 domain-containing protein — encoded protein: MKRDIHPVLAGLLSAPRHRDVVLVEGARQVGKSTLVKQVLAEMECPKVAIDLEKDRKIARLIDKTADFEDFRLLLRDQCGLKENGSILFIDEAQECPVLARYVKSFKEDWRGVRVVLTGSSMHRLFGKDVRIPVGRTKSLCVLPFSFPEFLRCLSETELADFVATTPESIPPSRHEHVLQFYDRYLHAGGYPEAVKALAAGEAAEPVIDEIVGTLQDDFARKEDYEPALFESAIRAIANHVGSPSKYTHLDTTKYAAKQVFAALSVWHLLIEVQPQAIDPQHSDFLPKRYLHDLGVVNRHRSLAVPAISLLRTLDPPLRTPLGGLFENAVLLNLLEGGSAKKKIGTWRKSAGSAVEVDFVMDAVEMGLKIPIECKATLAVKRRHADGVADYLRTTRQPIGVLVTAAPLEVISCGEGCCVLNIPVYLASRENILRYAQKHVS